Genomic DNA from Dermacentor variabilis isolate Ectoservices chromosome 6, ASM5094787v1, whole genome shotgun sequence:
GATCGTTCTAACATGCGTCAACACGCCGCGGTCATACGAGAGCTTGTTAGAGGGTGCGCAGTGTGGAATCTCCCGCTCCTTGGCCCGCGATACCTCGCTCTGGGAAAGTGCCGCACGTATTATTGGTTTGGCACGTGAAGCCACATAATTTAATGTTTACCGCTTCTGGCCACtcgccgtgtgaggcaatgatagTGCCGACCTTTCTCCCCGGCTATGAACAATGGTGCACAAGCAAATCACGCATCGCTGGGCGGCCTGTGCACTGTATACGTAGACGAACAAGTTGTGTACACAAGGCAACATAGCACACTAACTCTGCGCTAGAATGCATccgacgtgaaaaaaaaaaaaaagaaaacgatcgtCGCCAATGGCCGTCAATTAAAGCAAACAGTAAAGAAAccttcgcttgcatcgattcgAACAGCGCGCGAGCCGCGTAGTTTATTTTTTGCGCGCTATGGCGTTCATTATCACCTACGACGTGCGAGCACCCGGCAACGCGGCCACACGTTGCAGCACCTACCAAGGGCGTGTGTGCCTGAAGTAGTTACACCTGCTGTGCTCCGAGTCAAGAGCGGCGGTATTGGGAATAGCAGCAACAACAATACTAACTATGAATAATATTAGTAACAATGAACaacaaggaataataataataataataataataataataataataataataataataataatacacagCGATAGTACGAATTGTGTTTAAGCGATATTTACCAGTAGTAGCAAACGAAGTGCGCCGTAGCAGAAGGACGACATGGACGTGGAAATGCAAAGGAGCCGACGCGGTCAGCCACGGTAAGAGGTGCTCAAGGCCGCCTCCGGTGGGGGACGTTAGGAGGATGGCAAACGTGGAGCAGCACACTGGATATCCTTCCGACTCGTGGTCCGCAATCTCGAAAGCGGACCTCGGGATCCTGAAACGACAACAAGGCTTTTATTTTAAGCACTCGAGAACACAGATGTAGTACTATTATTAATCCGCACGTGGTATTTACCCGGTGCAGGGCCACAAGGCCACTACGACGAGGGAACACTGTAGGCCGTGCGCGGTGCGAGTGATGCTCTGGAAAATAGCGAGGACAGTAAGCTCACATCGAAAAACGAATAGCAACAACGGCAACGAAACGGGCCGCTTACTGTAGCTGCTGACCGGCCCAGCTCCGACGAATACAGCAGGCGACGTCCGGCGTCGAGGTGCTGCGTAGAGCGGGTTAGTGCCTAATAGCTGGCGAGGAAATGTCCGAATGCCGTTTGCTTCCGTCATTCCACATTTCGCTCGGTAGCACGCGCACTGACGCGCGCGGGCTATCTACGTCACGAAATAGTGGGGTCGGGTCGCAAGGCCATTCGGATGGGTCCATGTCCCTGACGCAGTCGTAAGAGGACGGCTATCAGCTGTAGCCTGCCTAGTGTGAGCTAACCCTGTGTGTCAGCTAAAACCTGAAGCTATACGCCGCCACCCCGCAACACGTGGCCCGTCCTCTTCGATTCCGGCACGGAGAAGACCCGTGTGGCCGCAAGCCATGCCCACGAAACCTCGGGCTTACAGCTAAGCAACACTAACTTTACGCAATTTTGTAGTGTAGCTATACAACACTAGTGAGCGCTAGCTAGTGCAACTGAACAAACAGTTAACTTCTCTAAGGCATGCGCCACCCTCGCCAGCTAGACCATCTAGAAAAAATGCACAAAGTGCACACACAGGCCTTTTGAGCGTTTAGGACGCT
This window encodes:
- the LOC142584446 gene encoding uncharacterized protein LOC142584446; protein product: MTEANGIRTFPRQLLGTNPLYAAPRRRTSPAVFVGAGPVSSYKHHSHRARPTVFPRRSGLVALHRDPEVRFRDCGPRVGRISSVLLHVCHPPNVPHRRRP